The Gemmatimonadota bacterium DNA window GGTTCGAGTCCGGTTTCCCGCTCTGACGGGGGAGTGGTGTCGGTCACCCGACCCGCTCCCCCGTCCTGTTTCCGGCGCCGTAGCCAAGTGGTAAGGCAGAGGTCTGCAAAACCTCCATTCGGCGGTTCGACTCCGCCCGGCGCCTCTCGTACGTGTGAAACGGCCACCCGCGCAGGGTTGCCGTTCGTGCATCCCGGCGGCGATCGACCCCGGGCATCGTGCGCCGGTGGAGGTCGATCGGGATCCGCTCGCCTCGTCCCCGGTCCGCCCGCCTCGTCCCCGGTCCGCCCGCCTCGTCTCCGGGCCGCTCGCCTCGTCCCCGGTCCGCTCGCCTCCACCCCGGTCCGCCGGCCCCGTCCCATCCACGCATCCGCCCGCCCCCCCGTTCCCGCGGGAACGTCCGGGCACCGACCTCGCCGCCACAGGTCGCGGCCCGCGCCCCGGGTTCGAGCCACAGGCGCTCCCGATGGCGGCATGCCTCCTGCCTCGCTCCCGTCCCGAACGGGGGCGGATCCGAGGACCAGGGGATCCGGTCCCGCTGGAATCTCCAATGCTCCTCCCTGGAGGCGATCGGATGCGGATGCCACGGCGGCTCTGGGCTCACGGGGCAGCACTCGTCGTTCTCTTGCTCGTCTTCGAGGACGCGAGCGCACAGGTAGCGCCCGAAGATCCCGCCGCGGCCGTGGCGCGGTGGGCAGACGGGAGAGGACTCGTCGAGCCGGCCCAGGCCATGGCGGAGTGTCCCGCGTCGAGCTCCTGGCATGGTCAGCTCCTGGACGGGCTGGTGGAGCTCGACCTGGACGAGCAGCGCATCCTGGAACTGGCGTCCGTCTGGTCCGGCGCCGCCCAGGACTGCCACCGACCGCTTCTCGAGCCGTGGCTGCAGCGCGTGATGACTAGCGGCCTGGAGCTCCAGCGAGTCACGTATCTGATGTTGGGACGGCTGGCGTCGCGGATCGGGACGCGAGGTGCGCGTCTCGCGCTCGAGGCCGAGGCGCTCGCTGCCGGTCGCAAGGCCGAGCAACGGGGGTTCGCGCAGCTCGCCCTGCACGCGTACTCGGACGCAAGTGCACAGATCGACCTCTATGCGATCGCTCTGGAGCGCGGGGTGATCATCGGGATGTACGCGGAGCGGGCGAGGGCTGACCTGATCGGGGGTGAGTCGCGCGACGCCTTCTCGTTGCGTCTGTTTCCGATCGCTGCCCGGCGGTTGGGTGATGTCGAAGGGTCCGCCGCCTTCCGCTCGATCGTGCGCGAGGCCACCGTCATGACCGCGGGCCGAGGGTTGGCCTCGAGCACCCGGGAGGCCATGCTCGAGGTGCTGGCGGAGGTTGTGCGCGAAACCGCCGATCCGGCCGCGACAGCCCCTCTGATCGAAGCTGCGCTGCTGCTTCGGCGGACGCTCCAGCCCTGAGCGCCCGTGCAGCGGCGCGGGGGCAATGGCCCGGTCGGCCCGCCTCGTCCCATCCACGCATCCGCCCGCCCCCGCGTTCCCGCGGGAACCCCAGGCACACTCGACGATCTGCGGAGGGCCATCGAATGCGCATGAAGACGATCGGAATCGCGTTCGCGCTCTGGGCACAGTCGGCACCCGCCAAGGGGCAGGAGGTCACCCGGGAACCGGTGTGGCCCGATGCTGAAGAGTTGGTGGAGCGTTTCGTCGAAGGCCATCGCGATGCACGGATGGCTCCTGCCTGGGCTATTTCGGCGTGCCCGGACAGCCCTTGGCATCGAGAGCTCTTGGAGCGCCTGCTCAACGTACAGGATCGGAATGCCGTCGCGAGAATGGCTGCGGACTGGGCTGGAGGGGCGGTCTCATGCCTTTCCGCGATGTTGGTTCCCTGGTACGAGGAGAGGCTTCGCTCGGCGGATACGCCCGAGCTTGCCGACCTGTTGGCGCGTGGCTACGTGCAGCATGACGTGCTGCCGGAGGCAGCAGCGCTTCGAGCGGCGGGTCTACAGGGCGGAGCCCCAGCGGCGGTGCGGAGCGAGTTGCTCCAGCGGCTCCACTTTCGTCTCCCTGGTGCGGATCAGGTGGACCTCTACCTCGCGGCGATGGCCAGCGGTGGAATGCCTCATGGATACGCGGGATACGCCCGACTCGTGCTCCTCGGTGGCGACCACCGGGACGCGTTCGTGCGCGCCGTCACGCCTGCGGCTCTGGCAGATCTCAGCCGGCCGGAGGCAGAGGCCACGCTCTGGGCGGTGATCCAGGAGTTGGAGTACTGGTCAGAGGCCGACGACCGCGGCCTGAGCCTCTCGACCAGGCGAGCTGCGGTGCGAGAGCTTTCGTCAGCAGCGGACGCCGGGCGGCTGCGCCCCGAGATGGCCGCCGCGGTTGGCAAGCTCCGGCCAATCGGATAGCCCAAGCCTCGTCAGGACAAGCCCGGGCCGATGGAACGGCCGCGCCGTCGCAAGCAGAACGTCTGATTCGCGGACCTGAGAGGGCCATTCGGCGGTTCGACTCCGCCCGCCTCGTCCCATCCACGCATCCGCCCGCCCCCACGTTCCCGCGGGAACGTCCGGGCACGTGTCCCGCTCCGCAGGCGTGGAATGTCCGCTCCGCAGGCGCGGAATGTTCCCGCTCCGCAGGCGCGGAAATGTTCCGCTCCGCAGGCGTGGAATGTCCGCTCCGCACGCGTGGGATGTCCCTCCCGCTGGACAACGTGCGCCCGATCGGCGCGTGATCCCGTCGGAACGGCTCCTGCACAGGGTAAGCGGGAGCCGCCCCCCGTTCCGACCCCGCCCCATCGGAGGAAGAGCCGTGAATCCCGGATCGTCCCTGTCCACCGTCTCGGCCGTGGCCGGGCTGCTCCTGTCCGCCTGCGCCTCCTCCGCCCCTCCCCGAGCGGAGGTGCAGGACACGGGCGTGGGCACAGCCGCCCTCTGCCAGGTCCGGGTGCGCAATGCGAGCGACTACGTGCTCGACACCTCCTACTCCAGCGGCGTGCGCGGGTCGCTAGGCGATCTGCAGCCGAACCAGTCCGTGGAGTTCGCCGTGCCCTGCGACCAGGGACGGGTGCTGGTGACGGGCATGGCGGGCGGGCGGGTGAGCCTGGACCGGGGGCGTCCGTGGACGCGCGAGGCGGCGGTCCTGGTGCCCGGCGAGGTCGCCGAGGTGGTGCTGCGCGGGACGGGCGGGGAGGCCTGACGCGAGCAGGACGATCCCGCCGCGAGCAGGACGATCCCGCCGCGAGCAGGACGATCCCGCCCGACGGAACCCGTTCGACTCTCGGACGGAGGACCCCCGGGCGTGCGCCCCACAGCGTAGAGCGGGACCGGCCCCGACCCGCTCCGATCCGCGACCGGTCGATCGGCAGCCACCCGCTCGGCCGCACCCCTCCTGCCGCGCTGTCGCCCGCGCTATCGTTCCTGCTGGTCCTCCGTCCCCCGGGGCCTCACCCCCAGCTTCCCGGGAGCTTTCCATGAACGACGACACCTCCGAGGTGGACGCCGCGGTGGCGCGGGTCGACGCGTGGCTCGCGCGCTGGGCCGCCCGTCACTTCCCTGGCGCCTCCACCCAGTATCACGGGCACGGGGTCGACTCCGACGAGCACACCTGGTCCGTCATCGAGAACGACACGGCTCGGGCCTGGCTCACGATCGAGGACGCGACCCTCCTCGATGACGAAGCCCTCGGTCCCATCCTCGACAAGCTGGACGTGGACGAGCTCCCCCGTCAGCTGCGCGAGACTCCTGTGATCCGCATCGAGATCGGGGAAGAAGGCCTGCGGGTGGAGTAGGCGCCTCCGGGTGAACGAGGCGGTGCTCCCGAGGCACAGCACGGCCGCCGCCGCCCTCGAGTGAGGCGGCACCACCACACCCCGCGGCCCGGGGCGCAGGACGCGAAGCGCGTTTCAACAACCCGCGCCGCCGCTCCGATACTCCTCGCAGGTGGACCGCCCTCCCAAGAGGCGCGTCCCTCCACGACCACCAGCGAGCGGGATCCGTCATGGCCGTCATTTCCGTCGATCGCGCCGACCTCGGGATGGTGCTGGCCGCACCGGTCACCGACCGTCGGGGACGCCTCCTCATTCCGGCCGGAAAGGAGCTCGACGAGAAGTTCCTGAAGGCGCTCCGCATGTGGGGCGTGACGCAGATCGAGGTCGAGGGCGAAGCCGAGGACCCGGTCGACCCCTTCGCGGATCTCCCGCCCGAGGTGATGGAGCAGGTACAGGCCGAGGTCCAGGCCCGCTTCGCGCGCAACAACCTGCAGCATCCCCTGATCGCGGGGCTCTACCAGCGCGCGGTCCTGAAGCGCGCCGAAGCCCTGTCCCAGACCCCTTCGGAACATCAGCCCGAGGAGGCATCCGCTCATGCCTCTTGATGCGCGCGAACTGCTCAAGAACGCGACCAATCTGTCGTCGCCGCCCATCATCTACCAGCGCCTGGTGGCCGTCATCAATCATCCGCGCAGCGGTGCGGCCGACGTGGCCCGCGTCCTGTCGGAGGATACGGGCCTGACCGCCCGTCTCCTGCGTCTCGTGAACAGCGCGCTGTTCTCGTTCCCGCAGCGCATCGGCACGGTGACGCACGCCGTCCGCGTGGTGGGGACGGCGCAGGTACGCGACCTGGCCCTGGCCACCTCGATCATGTCGGCGTTCAAGAATCTGCCGGCGGATCTTGTGGACATGGATTCCTTCTGGCGGCACAGCCTGGCCTGCGGCATCGCTGCGCGGGTCCTGGCGAGCCACCGTCGCGAGTTCAACGTCGAGCGCTTCTTTGTCGCCGGCATGCTCCACGACCTGGGCCGCCTGGTGATCTTCCAGGAGAAGGGTGCCGAGGCGCGCGACACGATCGAGCGGGCCGAGGCATCGGGGGAGACCCTCCACGCGGTCGAGCGCGAGGTCCTGGGCTTCGACCACGCACAGGTCGGGGGCGCGCTCATGGCGCAGTGGAACTTCCCGGGTGCGTTCCAGGAGGCGGTGTCCTTCCATCATCGCCCGGCGCAGGCGGGTCGCTTCCCGGTCGAGACGGCGGTCGTACACGTCGCGGACCTGATCGCCAACGGCCTGAGCCTGGGCTCGTCCGGGACGCACGACGTGCCGCAGCTCGACGCGGCCGCGTGGGAGACCATCGGCGTCGACGCCGGACTCATCCCGACCATCCTGGAGGAGGTCGAGCGCCAGTTCACCGACGCCGCCCACATCCAGCTCGGAATGGCCGCATGATCCAGCCGGCCGGCGGGACCCAGCTGGGCCTGCCCTCGGCGTCCGAACGGACGGCGAGGGAGCAGGCGTGGCTGTCCGACGCGCTCGACGCCGTCGTGGAGCTCAGTCGGTCGTTGGCCGGGGATGCCCGCAGCGACTACTCGCCCATCGACGTGTTCGCGGCCACGAAGCCGGTGCTCCGGCGGCTGGCGGAGTTCCAGACCGTGGCCTTCCTGAGCCTCGACCCCGACGGCGTCAGCTTCGAGATCGAGGACGTCGATCCCGGCCCGGCCGCCGAGCTGATCCGGCGCGAGCTCGACCATCTGGTCGGCGACGGCACGTTCGCCTGGTCGCTCTACCAGAACCGCCCGATCCTCGTGCCCGGTCACTTCGTGGGGCCCTGGGTGCTCCTGCACGTCCTGGCCACGCCCACGCGCGTGCTCGGGATGTTCTTCGGTGCGCTGCCCAGCCACGCCTCGTTCGTGCCCGACGCGGCCCAGAAGATCCTCTCGGTGGTCCTCTTCAACGCCGCGTCGGTGATGGAGAGCGGCCAGCTCTACCGTGAGCTGCGCCGGCACACGCAGAACCTCGAGGTGCTGGTCGAGGAGCGGACGCAGGAGCTTCGCAACTCCCAGGAGGCGGCGCTTGCGGCCTCCAAGGCCAAGAGCGAGTTCCTGGCGAACATGAGCCACGAGATCCGGACCCCCATCAACGGCATCGTGGGCATGAACTCGCTCATGCTGGCGGGTGATCTCGACGGTGAACAGCGCGAGCAGGCCGAGACCATCCAGCGCTCGGCGGACAACCTGCTCACGATCATCAACGACATCCTGGACTTCTCCAAGATCGAAGCGGGGCGCCTCACGCTGGAGGACGTCGCGTACGATCTCCACCAGACGGTCGAGGACGTCGTGGAGTTGCTGGCGCCGCGCGCGTACGAGAAGGGGCTGGAGCTGATCCTGCGCTACGCTCCGGATGCGCCGCGCGGTGTGTACGGCGACCCGGGACGGGTGCGGCAGGTCCTCGTGAACCTGGTCGGCAACGCGATCAAGTTCACGTCCGAAGGTCATGTGCTCGTCGACGTGTCGTGGAGCGGCAGCGAGGCCGGCGCAGGGCGCTTCCGGATGGCCGTCGAGGACACGGGCATCGGGATCGCCGAAGACAAGCTCCTCCACATGTTCGAGAAGTTCACGCAGGCGGACTCGTCGACCACCCGCAACTACGGCGGCACGGGGCTCGGCCTGTCGATCAGCCGCGAGCTGACGTCCCTGATGGGCGGCGAGCTGAGCGTGGAGAGCCGGCTCGGGTCGGGTTCGACCTTCTGGGCGTCTCTCCCGGCCCGCCTCGCCAACGAGATCGATCCGGCCCCGCGTCTGGGCGTGCCGCGGACGGCCTTCCTGGTCACGCCGTGCTTTCCGCTGCGCGAGACGCTGCGGGAGCGGCTCCAGGCGATGGGCGCGCACGTCGTGGCGACCGACAGCGCCTCGGCATTGCGCGAGCGTCTGGCGCTCGAGCACGGCCGACGGTTCGACATCGGGCTCGTCGACTACCGTCTCGGCGACGAAGAGCTCCGCCGCATCGCGGCGTGGGCGCGGACCGCGCCGGCGACGCTCGGGTCGGTGCTGCACCTGATGGCGCCCATGATGTTGCGCGACGAGGCGACCCTGCAGCTCGGGGAAGGCTACGAGCGCGTGTTCGCCAAGCCGTTGCGGGAGCGCAGGCTCTTCGACCTGCTCGCGGCCGAGCCGCGCGCCGTCCAGGGTCCGCGGCCGAGCTCGGAAGCCACCCATGCGGAGATCGCGCCCGCCCACGTGCTGTTGGTCGAGGACGAGCCGGTCAACCAGAAGGTCGCCTCCAGCATGCTTCGCCGCCTGGGTCATCACGTCGACATCGTGGGCAACGGCGAGCAGGCCGTGGAGCGGCTGCTGTCGCGGGAGGGCGGCCACTACGACGTGGTCTTCATGGACTGCCAGATGCCGGTGCTGGACGGATACGAGGCCACGCGCCGGATCCGCCACGCCGAGCAGGGAGGCAACCGACCGCATCAGGTCATCGTGGCGCTCACCGCGAGCGCGCTGGAGAGCGACCGGGAGAAGTGCGTCGCAGCCGGGATGGACGACTTCCTGGCCAAACCCATCCGGCTGGAGGACATCGGCCGGGCGCTGGCGCGCTGGGTCGGTAGCGCTCCCGAGCCGTGGGAGGCCCCCCACACGGCCGAGACCCGTCCGGTGAAGGATGCCTTCGATCGCGACAGCGCCTTCGCCACGGTCGGTGAGGACGAAGAGCTCCTCTGGACGATCGTCGATCTGTTCCTCGAGGGGTGGGAGGAGCTGGAGGATCGGCTCGACCAGGCCCTGGCGGACGCCGACGCCGACGAGCTCAAGGCCGTGGCCCATCGCCTCCGGGGCAGCGCTGCCAACGTGGGCGCCCGGGCGGTGCACCGGGTGGCGGGTGAGCTGGAGCCGCGCTTCGCCAAGGGTGACCTGACCGTGGCGGTGCAGGGGGTGGCCCAGCTCAAGCAGGCCATGTCGGACTTCCGCGAAGCCACGCACCTCATGCGGCCGGCGGGGATCTAGCCCGCCTCGCGCTCGCGGCAGGTGCAGGAAGGCGGCGGCCTGGCCGCTGGCACCGAACTTGTCCCGCAGCCCGGCGTCGGTGTCGTCGGCGTGAAAGGCGGGTCGGTTGCCGGATCACAGGGAGAGGGGGGCGCGCCCCGGAGCCATGCGGCTTCCGGGCGTTCGGCGTCGTGCGGCAGGCGGGCGGGGTGCCGTCCCCGCGCGGTGCGGACCATGGCGGCCCCGCCACGCTTCTGCGGCGGGCGTGCTGCTGTTCGCTTTCGCGGGTGCGGGCTGCGACACTCCGCTTCCGGCACCGCTCACCCGTGCCGACTCCCTCACCCTCGAGGCGCTGATTGCGTCCGACACCGCGGCCGTCGGGTCGGAGCTGATCCTCGAGGCGCACGCGTGGGCGGGCACCGACCCGGTGGCCGGGACGCCCGTCGTGT harbors:
- a CDS encoding HDOD domain-containing protein, yielding MPLDARELLKNATNLSSPPIIYQRLVAVINHPRSGAADVARVLSEDTGLTARLLRLVNSALFSFPQRIGTVTHAVRVVGTAQVRDLALATSIMSAFKNLPADLVDMDSFWRHSLACGIAARVLASHRREFNVERFFVAGMLHDLGRLVIFQEKGAEARDTIERAEASGETLHAVEREVLGFDHAQVGGALMAQWNFPGAFQEAVSFHHRPAQAGRFPVETAVVHVADLIANGLSLGSSGTHDVPQLDAAAWETIGVDAGLIPTILEEVERQFTDAAHIQLGMAA
- a CDS encoding ATP-binding protein; its protein translation is MIQPAGGTQLGLPSASERTAREQAWLSDALDAVVELSRSLAGDARSDYSPIDVFAATKPVLRRLAEFQTVAFLSLDPDGVSFEIEDVDPGPAAELIRRELDHLVGDGTFAWSLYQNRPILVPGHFVGPWVLLHVLATPTRVLGMFFGALPSHASFVPDAAQKILSVVLFNAASVMESGQLYRELRRHTQNLEVLVEERTQELRNSQEAALAASKAKSEFLANMSHEIRTPINGIVGMNSLMLAGDLDGEQREQAETIQRSADNLLTIINDILDFSKIEAGRLTLEDVAYDLHQTVEDVVELLAPRAYEKGLELILRYAPDAPRGVYGDPGRVRQVLVNLVGNAIKFTSEGHVLVDVSWSGSEAGAGRFRMAVEDTGIGIAEDKLLHMFEKFTQADSSTTRNYGGTGLGLSISRELTSLMGGELSVESRLGSGSTFWASLPARLANEIDPAPRLGVPRTAFLVTPCFPLRETLRERLQAMGAHVVATDSASALRERLALEHGRRFDIGLVDYRLGDEELRRIAAWARTAPATLGSVLHLMAPMMLRDEATLQLGEGYERVFAKPLRERRLFDLLAAEPRAVQGPRPSSEATHAEIAPAHVLLVEDEPVNQKVASSMLRRLGHHVDIVGNGEQAVERLLSREGGHYDVVFMDCQMPVLDGYEATRRIRHAEQGGNRPHQVIVALTASALESDREKCVAAGMDDFLAKPIRLEDIGRALARWVGSAPEPWEAPHTAETRPVKDAFDRDSAFATVGEDEELLWTIVDLFLEGWEELEDRLDQALADADADELKAVAHRLRGSAANVGARAVHRVAGELEPRFAKGDLTVAVQGVAQLKQAMSDFREATHLMRPAGI